DNA from Nocardioides yefusunii:
CTCGGCGGTGTAGTTGCCCGAGATCTGGGTGGAACTCGACATCGACGAGCCACAGTTGCCCTGGACGTGGGCGTCGGTCAGGACCTCGCCGTCGAGGACGACGGCGATGTTGCCCGACGGGGCCAGGCCCGTGTCGCAGGCCGCGTCAGCGGTGAGCGTCTTGAACTTCTTGGCGCCGTCGTCGGAGAACTCCACGTCGACGACGAAGCCTCCACCCTGCGAGGCGTTGCTGCGCGACTGGGCGCTGGTGACGTCGGAGCCACCGAGCTGCGCCGGGCCGACCTCGACCCACGCACCGGCGCCGGCGTCGGGCAGCACCTGGTTGCCCTCGGCCGACGGCTCGGCTCCCTCTGCAAGACCGTTGGCGATCGTGCCGTGGATGGAGAGCTGGGCCTGCTTGCCGACCTGCTCCTTGGCCGCCTCGGGGTCCTTGACGTCAGGCAGTTCGACGACGATCTTGTCCGAACCCGAACGGTAGATGTTGGGCTCGGAGAGGCCGAGTCCGTTGACACGCTTCTCGATGACGTCCTTGGCGCGGTCGGTGTTCTCGGCATTCGCCTCGACACCGTCGGCGTCCTTCGCCTGGAGAGTGATGGACATGCCACCCCTCAGGTCGAGACCGAGCGTGGGCTTCTTGGTGATCGCCAACGCCGCGCACCCGGCCAGGAGGCCGAGCACGAGGACGAATCTGATCCAGGCACTACGAGACATGCGTGTCATCTTTCCTCAGCGAAGAGCGGCGGCCCCACGTCGGGGCGCTCTGCGGACAACGAGTCGCACAAGGCCCCGGTTCCCGGACGCCGCATCCGATCCGCTGGCGTCGAGGGGACGCCGAGTACCCGTCGTCATCTCGAAGGGTACGCCGTGAAAGATGAGGGCGCCCTTGCATGGCGCCGATCACATTCGTGTCGGGCTCAGACCGCGAAACGCGCCAGCTCCCCGACGAGGTCCTCGTTGGAACGGCCGCTCACGCGGGTGCCCTCACCAGTGTGTTCGAGGGACTCGATCTCCGCCTCCTGGTGCAGACGGTTGAGGACGTCGCCACGCTCGTACGGGATCAGCACCTCGAACGGAACGCCCGGACGCGGGAGCTCGGCCTCGAGGTAGGTGATCGCCTCGGCGATGCCCTCGCCCGTCTTCGCGGAGACGACGATCGAGTGCGGCTCACGCTGACGCAGACGCGCCAGCACCAGCGGGTCGGCGGCGTCGGACTTGTTGATGACGATGATCTCGGGGATCTGCTCGGCACCCATCTCGGCGAAGACCTCGCGGACCGCCTTGATCTGACCCTCGGGGTCGGGGTGCGAACCGTCGACGACGTGCAGGATCAGGTCGGACTCCTTGACCTCCTCCAGCGTCGAACGGAACGCCTCGACCAGCTGGTGGGGCAGGTGCCGCACGAATCCGACGGTGTCGCTCATCGTGTAGAGGCGACCGTCGGAGGTGGTGGTCTTGCGGGTCGTGGGGTCGAGGGTCGCGAAGAGGGAGTCCTCGACCAGGACTCCGGCGTCGGTGAAGCGGTTGAGCAGCGACGACTTGCCGGCATTGGTGTAGCCCGCGATCGCGACGCTGGGCACCTTGTTGCCACGACGCTGGGAGCGCTTGGTCTCGCGGACCCGCGACATCTCCTTCAGTTCACGACGCAGCTTGGCGATGCGGTCGTTGATACGGCGACGGTCGGTCTCGATCTTGGTCTCACCGGGACCACGGCCACCGATGCCGTCACCGCCGGCGACACGGCCACCGGCCTGACGCGACAGGTTGCCACCCCAACCACGCAGGCGCTGCTTCATGTACTGCAACTGCGCCAGCTCGACCTGGGCCTGGCCCTCCTTCGACTTCGCGTGCTGGGCGAAGATGTCGAGGATCAGAGCGGTGCGGTCGACGACCTTGACCTTGAGCCGGTCCTCGAGGTTGCGCAGCTGCGACGGGGCGAGTTCACCGTCACAGATGACGGTGTCGGCGCCGGTCGCGGCGACGATCTCCTTGAGGCCGTCCACCTTGCCGCGGCCGATGTAGGTGGCCGGGTCCGGGTTCTGGCGGCGCTGGAAGATCGCCTCCAGGACCTCCGAACCGGCGGTCTCGGCGAGCAGGGCCAGCTCGGCCATGTGGTTCTCGGCGTCGGCGACGGTGCCCGAGGTCCACACACCCACCAGGACGACCCGCTCCATGCGGAGCTGGCGGTACTCGACCTCGGTGATGTCCTCGAGCTCGGTGCGCAGGCCGGCGGCTCGCCTGAGAGCGTGACGCTCGATCAGGTCGAGGGCACCGACGGTGGGCGCTGCGTCGTCGTCGCCCCAGCCGTCGAGCCCGTCCTCGGGGTCCGGCTCGTCGGCGTACCCGGAGACGAAGTCGTCGAGTTCGTCGGGCTCGTCGGTCTCCGCCCACTCAGCGGTGGCGTCGAGGGCGTCGGACAGGGAGGTGGCGCGCTTGTCGTTCATATGCGATCAAGGCTACGCGTCGTGTCCATGTCCGACGACCCCGAGAACGCTCAGAGGTCGGTCTCGCCCTTCGCCACGACGACGGCCGGGCCGGTCATGAGGATGTGGTTGTCAGCCGTCCAGGTGATGTCGAGGCGGCCGCCGGGCAGGTCGACGCGGTAGGTGGTGCCGCGCGGGGCGTCGTCGGCGAGCATCGCGGTGATCGCGACGGCGCAGGCGCCGGTGCCGCACGAACGGGTCTCTCCGGAGCCGCGCTCGTGGACGCGCATCCCGACGTGACGCTTGCCCTTCTCGACGACGAACTCGACGTTGACGCCGTGCGGGTAGACACGCTCGTCGTGGACGGGCGGGGTGAGCAGGTCGCCGGCGTCGGCGAGGTCGTCGACGAAGAGCACCGCGTGCGGGTTGCCCATGTCGACGTGCAGCGCCGTCCAGGTCTCGGCGCCGACGCTGATCTCGGACTGACCGAACACCTTGGGCTCGCCCATGTCCACGGTCAGCAGACCGTCCTCGGTCTGGGTGACCACCTTGACGCCGGCACGGGTGTCGACGTGGATCGGAGCCGTGGTGTCAACGAGGCCCTCGTCGAGCAGGTGCCGGGCGAAGGCCCGCACGCCGTTGCCGCACATCTCCGAGATCGAGCCGTCGGAGTTGCGGTAGTCCATGAACCATTCGACGGCCGGGTCGGGGTTCTCCGACCGGACGACGCGCAGGACACCGTCGGCACCGATGCCGGCGCGGCGGTCGCAGAGCGCACGGACGCGCTCCGCGGAGAGGTCGCCGTGGATCGAGCCGTCGTGGTCGGGCAGCAGCACGAAGTCGTTCTCCGTGCCGTGGCCCTTGAGGAAGGGATAGGTCACGGCCGGGATTCTTCCACTGCGTAGCGGGTGCAGACGAAGTCCCCGTTGCGGACGACGTCGAGGAGGCGCAGCTCGACGTGGCCCGGGCAGAGTGGCTGGCCCTCACCGAGCGTGACGGGTGCGAACTGGACCCAGAACTCGTCGACGAGTCCGAGCCCGGCCAGACGAGCGGCGAGCGCGCCACCGCCGACGACCCAGACGTCCTTGTCACCGGCAGCGACGACGAGGCCGGCATGGATCCGGCGCAGCGCGTCGTCGTCGTCGTCGGCTGCAGTGAAGCGCATCCCCTCGACCGGCTCGAACTCGCGATGAGTCAGGACGACCGTGGGCACGCCGCCCATGAAGGCCGACTCCCCCGCGTCCAGCATCCACTGCCAGGTGCTGGCCCCCATGACGGCGGCACCGATGCGCGGGACGAAGGTGCCGTAGCCCATGTCGCGTTCGGACTCGATGCTGCGCGTGGTCAACCAGGTGAGGTCGTGGTCGCGGGTCGCGATGAACCCGTCGAGCGAGCAGCCGGTGTAGAAGAGGGTCGCCATTGCCCCATCCTGCCCCGTGCACCCCACCGGTCACTCCAGTGTGGTGTCCATCACATGAGACGACTGGTTGGCGACTTCATTACCACTCGGTAGTTTCAACGCTCGTGGCCTCACGGCAGCAACGGTCGGCAACGACGCGGGCCACGTACGTTCCCGAGGGAGGCTCGGGGAACGCGCAGCAGGCCCCTGGGGAGGGGAGGCGCAGGGACGGCCTGGAGGGGCCGTCCCTCGCCCGACGGGGCGAGTCAGTCCCTGGTCGCCGAGCCCACGGCCGGTCAGTCCAGCGCAGCGATGACGTCGAGCGCCCGTTCCAGCCGGTCCTCGGCGTCGAACCGGATCCAGGAGATCCGGTCGTCCTTGCGGAACCACGAGTCCTGACGACGCGAGAACCGACGCGTCGCGAAGACCGTCCGCTCCCGCGCCTCGGCCTCAGTGATCTCCCCAGCCAGATGCTGACGCACCTGCGCGTAGCCGATCGCCATCGCCGCGGTGCGCGCCTGCTCCAGCCCGTTCGCCATCAGGTGTTCCACCTCGGCGACGAAGCCGGTCTCGAACATCTCGTCGACACGCTGCGCGATCCGGACGTCGAGCGTCGGGCGGTCGATGTCGACGCCGATCTGCACCGTGCGCGGGTCGGCGTACTCCATCCGGGGTTCGGAGGAGGAGAACTTCTTGCCCGAGACGGCGATCGCTTCGAGGGCTCGCACGATCCGTCGCCCGTTGCTGGGCTCCATCTTGGTGGCAGCCTCGGGGTCGAGCTCCTTGAGTCGCGCGTGCAGGACCGCGGTGCCACGTTCGGCGGCCTCGGCCTCCAACTCCGCCCTGATCTCCGGGTCCGTGCCCGGGAAGTCGTAGTGGTCCAGGATCGCGCGGACGTACAGCGCCGAACCTCCCACCAGCACCGGCACCTTGCCTCGACCCCGAATGTCGGCGATCGCAGCACGCGCCAGCGCCTGGAAGTCGGCGACGGTGGCGATCTCGTCGATGTCGAGGAGGTCCATCAGATGGTGCGGGATTCCGCGACGCTCGGCCAGCGGCAGCTTGGCGGTGCCGATGTCCATGCCGCGGTAGACCTGCATGGAGTCGGTGTTGACGATCTCACCGTCCAGACGCTCGGCGAGATCGAGGGAGAGGCCGGTCTTGCCGGCTGCGGTGGCACCGACCACGGCGACGATCGGGGGCACGGTCATGGTCGCTAGTGTTCCAAATCTGATCCGGTGCGCCCAATGCACCGGCCGGACCTCACAAGGAGAACGTCATGGGATTCCTGGACGACGCCAAGAAGAAGCTGACCGACGCCGTGGACAAGAACGGCGACAAGATCAGCGCCGGTCTCGACAAGGTGGCCGGGATCGCTGACGAGAAGACCGGCAAGAAGCACTCCGACAAGATCGACGGTGCGGTCGCCAAGGCCAAGGAGGCCCTCGACGGCCTCGACGGCAAGAAGGGCGACGACCTCAAGTGAGCGTCCCGCACGACGCCGGGACCGGCCCGACGCCCCAGGAACTGGGCCGTTTCGTGGTGGTCCCGGCGTCGTACGTCTACCTGCTGCGCGAGGCCGAGAACGGCACCGAGGTGCTGCTCCAGCAACGCGGTGACGTCGACTTCATGGCGTGGCACTGGGCCGCCGGAGCGGCCGGGCACGTCGAGCGTGGCGAGACCGCGCCCCAGGCCGCAGCCCGGGAACTGCGGGAAGAACTGGACGTCGAGGCCGACCTGACGTTCGAGTTCACGATGCAGCGCACCGACCGCGCGTTGGCGATCGACGAACGAGCCGACTTCTTCTTCACCGCGCGGTCATGGCGTGGTGAGCCACGGATCGTGGAGGCGTCCAAGTGCGCCCAGATCGGCTGGTTCCCCCTCGACGCGTTGCCCGAACCGATGGTCCCGCACGAGCGGTTCGCGCTGGCTCACCTCGGTGGCGAGCAGCGCTACCTGTCCTTTGGCTTCTGAAACTTTTCTCGCCCCCGCGCCGTCAGGGGGTTCCGGGGCAGGTGACACGGGAGTAGAACGGGAGATACCCACCCTCCCGGAGGAAGCATGCAGACGTTGCCGCCCCGACCGCCATCGGTCGCCGTCACTCCTGACCACCGCCCCGGAGGGAGGGATGCCCTCGACCGCGATCCGGACGGAGCCGGCCTGTGCCGCGACCTGCCGCCCGAGCTCAGCCCTTCTCCCGTGGAGCCGCCCGCCTGACGAGCGGCGTAGAAGAACATGCAAAGGTCCTCCATCTGGCCCTCATCAGGCCAGCGGGAGGACCTTTGCATGTTGCTGTACGTACGACCTGAGCAGGTCCCGCGTCCGATCGGGGTGCGCCACCACGTCCTCCCACGTGAAGCGCAGGACCTTCCACCCCGCCACCACGAACCCGTTGTAGCGCTGGGCGTCCCGCACCAGACCCGACCGACTGCCGTGCCACTGGAACGAGTCGGCCTCCAGGACGAGGCGCCGTTCCACGTCGACGAGGTCGGGACGGCCGAGGAACCTCCCGTAGGAGTCCTCCACCCACACCTGCGCTCGGACCTCGAGGCCCGCGTCCAGCGCCTGGGCCCTCAGCCCTGACTCGAAGGGGTTCGCTGCCGCAGGGTCGGCCGCGAGAGCCGCGCGACGCGCTCGCGCAGCACCGCGTCCACGGACCTCGTCAGCGACCGCGACCACCCAGGCATGGCTCCGCCCCGAACGCAGCACCGAGTCCGCCACCGCCAGCGCCTCGTCGAACGGGGCAGCACGCAGGACGTCGGCGAGCGTGCGGCGGGCCGTCGTCATTCCGCCCACCTCCTCCTCGGCGTCCAGCGTGGACCAGTGGACGACGGCGTCCCTTCTCGCGGCCGCCGCCACCCTGCGGGTGCGCGGAACGGTGACGTGCGGCTTGTCCGGGTGCCGCAGCACCGCCCATCCGTGTCCCAGCGCAGCGCTGGCATGGGAGAGCACCCCACTCATCCCGTGTGCCATCCTCAGGTCGGCGCCCACGGTCGGCAGGGCGTAGCGCCCGCGTCCCACGGTCTCGATCCGACGTGACGAGAGGGCTGCGTCCACCGCCGCCCGCCCGCACCTCGTCACCAACTCGGTCCGGGTGGCCACTCCCCCGAGCCGGAGCAGCACTGCGTCGACGTCCATGCCGCGAGGGTGGCGGAAATGGCCGGAGCCCCCGTGGACTTCTCCACAGGGGCTCCGGGCCCGCGCCGCACTACGTCAGCGCAGCGAGCGTCAGTTGATGCCGCAGGACGGGCCCTCGGGCAGCGGCGCCGGAACACCGATGCTGGGCATGCCGAGACCGACACCCTTCGGGGTCTCGACGGGAGCGTTGGTGCGCTTCTCCCAGGCGTCACCGGCGCGGGTGCGGCGCAGGGCACGGATCGGGGCGTCGGCGATCAGGTAGTGCGGGGCACCGCGGGTGATCTCGACGGTGACCATGTCGCCGGGGCGCACGGAGTCGGCGTCCACCTGCGAGAAGTCGGCGGCGAAGTGCACCAGGCGGTTGTCGGGGGCGCGGCCCGAAAGACGCAGGGTCTCGCCGTCGCGGCGTCCCTCGCCCTCGGACACCATGAGTTCGACGACGCTGCCCTCGAGCTTCTGGTTCTCCTCGTAGGTGATCTCCTCCACCAGGGCGGCGAGGCGCTGGTAGCGGTCCTTCACCGTCGCGGGGTCGATCTGGTCCGGCATCGTCGCGGCCGGGGTTCCGGGGCGGATCGAGTACTGGAAGGTGAACGCCTGGGCGAAGCGGGCCTTGCGGACCACCTCCATGGTGTCGAGGAAGTCCTCCTCGGTCTCGCCCGGGAAGCCGACGATGATGTCGGTGGAGATCGCGGCGTTGGGGATCTGCTCGCGGACCTTGTCGAGGATGCCGAGGAACTTCTTCTGGCGGTACGAGCGGCGCATCGCCTTGAGCACGCGGTCGGAACCGGACTGCAGCGGCATGTGCAGCTGCGGCATGACGGTGGGGACCTCGGCCATCGCGGCGATCACGTCGTCGGTGAACTCGGCCGGGTGCGGGGAGGTGAAGCGGATGCGCTCCAGGCCCTCGATCTCGCCACAGGCGCGGAGCAGCTTGGAGAACGCCTGACGGTCGCCGAACTCGACGCCGTACGCGTTGACGTTCTGGCCGAGCAGGGTCACCTCGGTGACGCCCTCGGCGACGAGCGCCTCGATCTCGGCGAGGATCTCGCCGGGGCGGCGGTCCTGCTCCTTGCCGCGCAGCGACGGGACGATGCAGAACGTGCAGGTGTTGTTGCAGCCGACCGAGATGGAGACCCACGCCGCGTAGGCGGAGTCGCGCTTGGTGGGGAGCGTCGAGGGGAAGACCGACAGCGACTCGAGGATCTCGACCTGCGCGGCCTCCTGCGACCGGGCCCGGTCGAGGAGTGCGGGGAGGGAGCCGATGTTGTGGGTGCCGAAGACGACGTCGACCCACGGGGCCTTCTTGGTGATGGTGTCGCGGTCCTTCTGCGCCATGCAGCCACCGACGGCGATCTGCATGCCGGGCTTCTTCGCCTTCACCGGGGCGAGGTGGCCGAGGTTGCCGTAGAGGCGGTTGTCGGCGTTCTCGCGGACGGCACAGGTGTTGAAGACGACGACGTCGGCCTGCTCACCTTCCGGCGCGGCGACGTAGCCCGCGGTCTCGAGCAGGCCGGTGAGGCGCTCGGAGTCGTGGACGTTCATCTGGCACCCGTAGGTCTTGACCTCGTAGGTGCGCGGGGCGTCCGCGTTCTCGGTGGCGGCGGTGGCGGTCTCGAGTGCGGCGTCGGCGGCGTCAGTGGAAGCAGTCATGGCGTCTTCAAGGGTAAGGCTCATCCGGGTGCGCCGGGGAACCCGCACGGCACTGGCCTTCGTCACGTGGTTGCCGAATCGAGACCGGGCCGGTCTGGACGGAGCAAACGGACGGTGGGACCGTGTTTCCGTGGCTGTCGACGAGGGCCTCTGCGGAGCCCTGCCCACCCCTTTCTCGTTGATCACTCAACCATAGTCAGCGCGGGTGATCTGTGACACGTTGTAGTCATGACAGCGGCTTCGGAGACACACGCGGGCACCCCTGCAGCCCCCGGCCCCGACGACCTCATCGTCGTGCGCGGCGTGAACAAGTACTACGGCAAACTGCACGCCCTCAAGGACGTCAACCTCACCGTCAAGCGCGGCGAGGTGGTGGTCATCATCGGGCCGTCCGGCTCGGGCAAGTCGACGCTGTGCCGCACGATCAACCGCCTCGAGACGATCTCCGACGGCGAGATCCTCCTCGACGGGCAGGCGCTCCCGCAGGAGGGCAAGGCGCTCGCGAAGCTGCGAGCCGAGGTCGGCATGGTCTTCCAGTCCTTCAACCTCTTCGCCCACAAGACGATCCTCGAGAACGTCACCCTCGGCCCGGTCAAGGTCCGCGGGATGGCGAAGGACGCCGCCGACACCCTCGGCCGGGACCTCCTGGAGCGCGTGGGCGTCGAGTCGCAGGTGCTGAAGTACCCCGCCCAACTCTCCGGCGGCCAGCAGCAACGCGTCGCGATCGCGCGGGCCCTGGCGATGGAACCCAAGGCGATCCTCTTCGACGAGCCGACTTCCGCCCTCGATCCCGAGATGATCAACGAGGTCCTCGACGTCATGGTCGACCTCGCCAAGAAGGGCATGACGATGATCGTCGTCACCCACGAGATGGGGTTCGCCCGCACTGCCGCCGACCGCGTCGTCTTCATGGCCGACGGCGCGATCGTCGAGGAGAACACGCCGGAGGAGTTCTTCAACAACCCGCGCAGCGAGCGCGCCAAGGACTTCCTGTCCAAGATCCTCACCCACTGACCACCGCTGGACGCCGGCGTGTGGGACGCCGGTGACGACTCGACCTAGGGAGACTCCGATGCGATTCACCACCACCAAGGCATTCGTGCTCTGTGCAGGACTCGGACTGGCACTCACCGCCTGCGGCGAGGCAGGCAACAGCGGCGGCGGTGACGTCGACGTCGACGTGGCCAAGGACGCCGCGTCGTCGTTCGCCGACGGCAGCCGCATGAAGGAACTCGCCGAGGACGGAAAGATCACCATCGGCGTGAAGTTCGACCAGCCCGGCATCGGGTTCAAGGGCGCCACCGACGACCAGCCGCAGGGCTTCGACCCCGAGGTCGGCCGGATCCTGGCGGCCTCGCTGGGCATCGAGTCGGACAAGATCGTCTGGAAGGAGACGATCTCCGACAACCGTGAGCCGTTCCTCCAGGCCGGCGAGGTCGACATCGTGATCGCGTCGTACTCGATCACCGACGAGCGTCGCAAGGTCGTCGGGCAGGCCGGCCCCTACTACGTCACCGGCCAGCAACTCCTCGTCGCCAAGGACAGCTCGATCTCCACCCTGGCCGACGTCAAGGGCAAGGAGGTCTGTTCGGTGACCGGCTCGACGTCCCTGGACAACATCAAGAAGGAAGGCGCGGTCCCCCGCGGCTTCGACACCTACTCCGAGTGCGTCGACCAGGTCGTCGACGGCGCGGTGGACGCGATGACCACCGACGGCGCGATCCTCATGGGGTACGCCGCCGAGCAGCCCGACGCACTCAAGGTCGCGGTCGACCCGTTCAGCGAGGAGCGCTACGGCGTCGGCTACAGCAAGGACCACCCCGAGATGTGCCAGTGGATCGTCGACGCCCTGAAGAAGTCGCAGGACGACGGCGTCTGGGCCAAGGCCTTCGAGGCGACGCTGGGCAAGTCGGGCGTGGAGACTCCCACCCCGCCGAGCGCCGACGCCTGCTCCTGAGTCCGACCCCGGCCTGCACGGCCATCCGTTGAGGTGACCGGCGGCGCATCGTCGCCGCCGGTCCCCGGCCGAGAGGAGACCGCTTCGTGGACGCGGTGTTCAGCAACTTCGACGAGTACCTCAAGGCGTTCTCCCTGACGATCGCGCTGTTCGTGGTCTCGGGGATCGGCGCCCTGGTGTTCGGCACGATCCTGGCGTCGTTCCGGGTGGGGCCGGTGCCGCTGCTGCGGGGCTTCGCCTCGCTGTACGTGACGCTGGTGCGCAACACGCCCCTGCTGATGATCTTCGTGCTCTTCGCGATCGGCGGGGTCCGGATCGGCTGGAACTTCAAGTTCGTCGAGGACATCGAGGTCTTCGGCTGGAACGCGTCGGCCTTCTTCGTCCGTTCCTGCATCGCGCTGACCGTCTACACCTCGGCCTTCGTGTGCGAGGCGCTGCGCTCGGGAGTGAACTCCGTCGACCTGGGGCAGGCCGAGGCAGCCCGGGCGATCGGGCTGCCGTTCATGAAGGTGATGACGCTGGTGGTGCTTCCCCAAGCGTTCCGGGCAGTGATCGGGCCGATGACGAGCGTGATCGTGGCCCTGATCAAGAACACCTCGGTGGCTGCGGCGTTCGGCATGGCGGAGGCCACCGCGACGATGCGCATCTTCACCAACAACAACGCTGACGAACGTCTGGGCATCTTCCTGATGTTCGCGATCGGCTACGTCGTCATCGTCGAGGTGGTCGCGTTCAGCTCCTACGCCCTCGAGCGGAAGATGAAGGTGGCCCGATGAGTGCCGGTGTCCTGTTCGACGCCCCCGGCCCCCGGACGAAGGTCCGGCACCGGATCTACGGCGTCCTCGCCCTGGTGGCACTGGTCGCGCTGGTGGGCGTGGTTGCGAAGCGGCTCTACGACTACGGCCAGTTCGAGTACTCACTGTGGGAGTACTTCGTCACCCCCGACTATCTGAGGGTCATCTTCTCGGCGCTCCTCGACACCCTCGCCATGGCGGTCTTCGCGATCGTGCTGGCCGTCGTCTTCGGTGTCCTGTTCGGCATCGGGAAGCTGTCCGACCACGTGTGGGTGCGGTGGCCGTGCTGGCTGGTGGTGGAGTTCTTCCGTGCCGTGCCGGTGCTGCTGATGATGATCTTCTTCTTCTTCTGGTTCTCGATCGGCGGCGGACCGCTGACCCCGTTCTGGGTGGTCGTGGTGTCGCTGACGCTCTACAACGGTTCGGTGTTGGCCGAGGTGGTGCGGGCCGGCATCAACGCAGTGCCACGTGGCCAGGCCGAGGCGGCGTACGCGATCGGCATGCGCAAGACCCAGGTGATGACGCACGTGCAGTTGCCCCAGGGCGTGAAGATGATGCTCCCGGCACTGATCAGCCAGATGGTGGTGGCGCTCAAGGACACCTCGCTGGGCTACTACATCACCGCGCCCGGCCTGACGTACGCCTACAAGATCATCTCCACCGAGGGCCGCAACCACATCCCCACCGCGATCGTCGTCACGGCGCTCTACATCGCGGTGAACCTGCTGCTGACCTGGCTGGCCACCGTCGTGCAGAAGAAGCTGGTGGGCGAGAAGAAGATCCTCGACGTCCCGGCCGCGGGTGCTGCCGGGGACGCGAGCAGCGGCGCCAAGGTCGGCTGATCAGG
Protein-coding regions in this window:
- the hflX gene encoding GTPase HflX, yielding MNDKRATSLSDALDATAEWAETDEPDELDDFVSGYADEPDPEDGLDGWGDDDAAPTVGALDLIERHALRRAAGLRTELEDITEVEYRQLRMERVVLVGVWTSGTVADAENHMAELALLAETAGSEVLEAIFQRRQNPDPATYIGRGKVDGLKEIVAATGADTVICDGELAPSQLRNLEDRLKVKVVDRTALILDIFAQHAKSKEGQAQVELAQLQYMKQRLRGWGGNLSRQAGGRVAGGDGIGGRGPGETKIETDRRRINDRIAKLRRELKEMSRVRETKRSQRRGNKVPSVAIAGYTNAGKSSLLNRFTDAGVLVEDSLFATLDPTTRKTTTSDGRLYTMSDTVGFVRHLPHQLVEAFRSTLEEVKESDLILHVVDGSHPDPEGQIKAVREVFAEMGAEQIPEIIVINKSDAADPLVLARLRQREPHSIVVSAKTGEGIAEAITYLEAELPRPGVPFEVLIPYERGDVLNRLHQEAEIESLEHTGEGTRVSGRSNEDLVGELARFAV
- the dapF gene encoding diaminopimelate epimerase, with the protein product MTYPFLKGHGTENDFVLLPDHDGSIHGDLSAERVRALCDRRAGIGADGVLRVVRSENPDPAVEWFMDYRNSDGSISEMCGNGVRAFARHLLDEGLVDTTAPIHVDTRAGVKVVTQTEDGLLTVDMGEPKVFGQSEISVGAETWTALHVDMGNPHAVLFVDDLADAGDLLTPPVHDERVYPHGVNVEFVVEKGKRHVGMRVHERGSGETRSCGTGACAVAITAMLADDAPRGTTYRVDLPGGRLDITWTADNHILMTGPAVVVAKGETDL
- a CDS encoding dihydrofolate reductase family protein, whose product is MATLFYTGCSLDGFIATRDHDLTWLTTRSIESERDMGYGTFVPRIGAAVMGASTWQWMLDAGESAFMGGVPTVVLTHREFEPVEGMRFTAADDDDDALRRIHAGLVVAAGDKDVWVVGGGALAARLAGLGLVDEFWVQFAPVTLGEGQPLCPGHVELRLLDVVRNGDFVCTRYAVEESRP
- the miaA gene encoding tRNA (adenosine(37)-N6)-dimethylallyltransferase MiaA — its product is MTVPPIVAVVGATAAGKTGLSLDLAERLDGEIVNTDSMQVYRGMDIGTAKLPLAERRGIPHHLMDLLDIDEIATVADFQALARAAIADIRGRGKVPVLVGGSALYVRAILDHYDFPGTDPEIRAELEAEAAERGTAVLHARLKELDPEAATKMEPSNGRRIVRALEAIAVSGKKFSSSEPRMEYADPRTVQIGVDIDRPTLDVRIAQRVDEMFETGFVAEVEHLMANGLEQARTAAMAIGYAQVRQHLAGEITEAEARERTVFATRRFSRRQDSWFRKDDRISWIRFDAEDRLERALDVIAALD
- a CDS encoding antitoxin; the protein is MGFLDDAKKKLTDAVDKNGDKISAGLDKVAGIADEKTGKKHSDKIDGAVAKAKEALDGLDGKKGDDLK
- a CDS encoding NUDIX domain-containing protein, coding for MSVPHDAGTGPTPQELGRFVVVPASYVYLLREAENGTEVLLQQRGDVDFMAWHWAAGAAGHVERGETAPQAAARELREELDVEADLTFEFTMQRTDRALAIDERADFFFTARSWRGEPRIVEASKCAQIGWFPLDALPEPMVPHERFALAHLGGEQRYLSFGF
- a CDS encoding endonuclease domain-containing protein; translated protein: MDVDAVLLRLGGVATRTELVTRCGRAAVDAALSSRRIETVGRGRYALPTVGADLRMAHGMSGVLSHASAALGHGWAVLRHPDKPHVTVPRTRRVAAAARRDAVVHWSTLDAEEEVGGMTTARRTLADVLRAAPFDEALAVADSVLRSGRSHAWVVAVADEVRGRGAARARRAALAADPAAANPFESGLRAQALDAGLEVRAQVWVEDSYGRFLGRPDLVDVERRLVLEADSFQWHGSRSGLVRDAQRYNGFVVAGWKVLRFTWEDVVAHPDRTRDLLRSYVQQHAKVLPLA
- the miaB gene encoding tRNA (N6-isopentenyl adenosine(37)-C2)-methylthiotransferase MiaB — encoded protein: MTASTDAADAALETATAATENADAPRTYEVKTYGCQMNVHDSERLTGLLETAGYVAAPEGEQADVVVFNTCAVRENADNRLYGNLGHLAPVKAKKPGMQIAVGGCMAQKDRDTITKKAPWVDVVFGTHNIGSLPALLDRARSQEAAQVEILESLSVFPSTLPTKRDSAYAAWVSISVGCNNTCTFCIVPSLRGKEQDRRPGEILAEIEALVAEGVTEVTLLGQNVNAYGVEFGDRQAFSKLLRACGEIEGLERIRFTSPHPAEFTDDVIAAMAEVPTVMPQLHMPLQSGSDRVLKAMRRSYRQKKFLGILDKVREQIPNAAISTDIIVGFPGETEEDFLDTMEVVRKARFAQAFTFQYSIRPGTPAATMPDQIDPATVKDRYQRLAALVEEITYEENQKLEGSVVELMVSEGEGRRDGETLRLSGRAPDNRLVHFAADFSQVDADSVRPGDMVTVEITRGAPHYLIADAPIRALRRTRAGDAWEKRTNAPVETPKGVGLGMPSIGVPAPLPEGPSCGIN
- a CDS encoding amino acid ABC transporter ATP-binding protein, with product MTAASETHAGTPAAPGPDDLIVVRGVNKYYGKLHALKDVNLTVKRGEVVVIIGPSGSGKSTLCRTINRLETISDGEILLDGQALPQEGKALAKLRAEVGMVFQSFNLFAHKTILENVTLGPVKVRGMAKDAADTLGRDLLERVGVESQVLKYPAQLSGGQQQRVAIARALAMEPKAILFDEPTSALDPEMINEVLDVMVDLAKKGMTMIVVTHEMGFARTAADRVVFMADGAIVEENTPEEFFNNPRSERAKDFLSKILTH
- a CDS encoding glutamate ABC transporter substrate-binding protein; its protein translation is MRFTTTKAFVLCAGLGLALTACGEAGNSGGGDVDVDVAKDAASSFADGSRMKELAEDGKITIGVKFDQPGIGFKGATDDQPQGFDPEVGRILAASLGIESDKIVWKETISDNREPFLQAGEVDIVIASYSITDERRKVVGQAGPYYVTGQQLLVAKDSSISTLADVKGKEVCSVTGSTSLDNIKKEGAVPRGFDTYSECVDQVVDGAVDAMTTDGAILMGYAAEQPDALKVAVDPFSEERYGVGYSKDHPEMCQWIVDALKKSQDDGVWAKAFEATLGKSGVETPTPPSADACS
- a CDS encoding amino acid ABC transporter permease; this translates as MDAVFSNFDEYLKAFSLTIALFVVSGIGALVFGTILASFRVGPVPLLRGFASLYVTLVRNTPLLMIFVLFAIGGVRIGWNFKFVEDIEVFGWNASAFFVRSCIALTVYTSAFVCEALRSGVNSVDLGQAEAARAIGLPFMKVMTLVVLPQAFRAVIGPMTSVIVALIKNTSVAAAFGMAEATATMRIFTNNNADERLGIFLMFAIGYVVIVEVVAFSSYALERKMKVAR